A single Corynebacterium stationis DNA region contains:
- the mraZ gene encoding division/cell wall cluster transcriptional repressor MraZ yields MFLGTYTPKLDDKGRLTLPAKFRDELAGGLMVTKGQDHSLAVYPREEFAERARKAAAVSRTNPEARAFIRNLAASADEQRPDGSGRITLSAAHRKYANLSKECVVIGSVDFLEIWDAAAWAEYQSQTEDAYSAADADDVLGGLL; encoded by the coding sequence ATGTTTCTCGGAACCTACACTCCGAAGCTTGATGACAAAGGTCGACTAACCCTTCCGGCGAAGTTTCGTGATGAGCTAGCTGGAGGGCTGATGGTGACAAAGGGGCAAGACCACTCTTTAGCCGTGTATCCCCGTGAGGAATTCGCGGAAAGGGCACGCAAAGCAGCGGCCGTGTCTCGAACGAATCCAGAAGCGCGTGCGTTTATTCGTAACCTGGCTGCCAGTGCGGATGAGCAAAGGCCTGATGGAAGCGGTCGAATCACACTGTCAGCAGCACACCGTAAGTACGCGAACCTTTCTAAGGAATGCGTAGTTATTGGCTCAGTTGATTTCCTTGAGATTTGGGACGCAGCCGCTTGGGCTGAATACCAGTCGCAAACTGAAGATGCCTACTCGGCAGCTGACGCGGATGATGTTCTCGGCGGCTTGCTCTAG